From the Roseibium salinum genome, one window contains:
- the pnuC gene encoding nicotinamide riboside transporter PnuC, translating to MIDFFFAMIGSTPIEWIAVACGLFNVILIIRRSIWNYPFGFVMVSLYFVIFWDYRLYSDALLQVYFFLIQIYGLQVWLNGRASDGRVVVAPLSQQAFLGYLAATAAAWLVIGWFMSTFTDAAAPYWDAAVAAFSVTAQFLMSRRYLESWILWICVDLLAIQLFYSRDLAPTAALYTVFLCLAIAGLMQWSRAPREMRAQ from the coding sequence ATGATTGACTTTTTCTTCGCAATGATCGGCAGCACTCCCATCGAATGGATTGCAGTGGCCTGCGGGTTATTCAATGTCATCCTGATCATTCGCCGATCGATCTGGAACTATCCGTTCGGTTTCGTGATGGTGTCGCTCTATTTCGTCATCTTCTGGGATTACAGGCTCTATAGCGACGCGCTGCTTCAGGTGTATTTTTTCCTGATTCAGATTTACGGCCTGCAGGTGTGGCTGAACGGCCGGGCCTCCGATGGGCGTGTTGTCGTGGCTCCTCTGTCGCAGCAGGCATTTCTGGGCTACCTCGCGGCCACCGCCGCGGCCTGGCTCGTTATCGGATGGTTCATGAGCACCTTTACCGACGCGGCCGCTCCCTACTGGGACGCTGCCGTGGCCGCCTTCAGCGTCACGGCACAGTTTCTCATGTCCCGTCGCTATCTGGAAAGCTGGATCCTGTGGATCTGCGTCGACCTGCTCGCGATCCAGCTCTTCTACAGCCGAGACCTCGCCCCGACGGCAGCGCTCTACACCGTTTTCCTGTGCCTTGCCATTGCGGGCCTGATGCAATGGTCCCGCGCACCGCGGGAAATGCGTGCACAATGA
- a CDS encoding amidase family protein encodes MSAPFPWSVETVESRLEDALQQASGDPAAAAVFTRLLEHRARIQAGAAANADSPLAGALLSVKALFDVTGITTTSATKVLRDDPPAHADAPAIARLDAAGGVFVGLTNMSEFAYSGLGLNPHHGTPQNPAYPGCTPGGSTSGGAVSVALGLCDMAIGSDTGGSLRIPAAFTGTIGFKPTQASVPLTGGKPLSDSLDSFGPIARSVAACELVWQVMAGLPAMASLPGPARLVVPENFGFDEIDPQVAAGFSALVRHLRASGYEVIEKHLASLDLYSHVPPWHMTSVESRAHYEQHFQASPDRFDPRVHARMARADEITAVEYRQTLNRRADFIAAFREELGEDMLLLPTTPILPPEVSALADDATFNRLNLLALRNPSLANVADACSIALPYQYEGLLLSVMLTAAGGRDSALLACAKTIEEVLGAL; translated from the coding sequence ATGAGCGCACCGTTTCCCTGGAGTGTCGAAACCGTGGAAAGCCGGCTTGAAGATGCTCTTCAGCAAGCTTCCGGAGATCCGGCCGCAGCCGCCGTTTTCACCAGGCTTCTTGAACACAGGGCCAGGATCCAGGCCGGGGCGGCCGCAAATGCGGACAGCCCGCTGGCAGGTGCGCTTCTCAGCGTGAAGGCGCTTTTCGATGTCACCGGGATCACCACGACCTCGGCCACGAAGGTTCTGCGGGACGACCCGCCCGCACATGCCGATGCGCCGGCAATCGCCCGCCTTGATGCCGCGGGCGGTGTCTTTGTTGGCCTGACCAACATGTCCGAATTCGCCTATTCGGGCCTCGGGCTGAACCCGCATCACGGCACACCGCAAAACCCGGCTTATCCGGGCTGCACGCCCGGCGGCTCCACGAGCGGCGGCGCGGTCTCCGTCGCCCTCGGCCTGTGCGACATGGCCATCGGCAGCGACACGGGCGGGTCCCTGCGCATTCCGGCGGCCTTCACTGGCACCATCGGTTTTAAGCCGACCCAAGCCTCCGTTCCGCTCACCGGCGGCAAGCCCCTGTCGGACAGTCTCGACAGTTTCGGTCCGATCGCCAGAAGCGTCGCCGCCTGCGAACTGGTCTGGCAGGTCATGGCGGGTCTGCCGGCCATGGCCTCGCTGCCCGGCCCTGCCCGCCTTGTGGTTCCGGAGAATTTCGGCTTCGACGAGATCGATCCGCAAGTCGCCGCGGGCTTTTCCGCCCTCGTCCGCCATCTTCGCGCAAGCGGATATGAGGTGATCGAAAAGCACCTCGCTTCGCTTGATCTCTACAGCCACGTTCCCCCCTGGCACATGACCTCGGTGGAATCGCGCGCCCACTACGAACAGCATTTCCAGGCCTCGCCGGACCGGTTCGACCCGCGCGTTCACGCCCGCATGGCACGGGCAGACGAAATCACGGCCGTCGAATACCGCCAGACCCTGAACCGGCGGGCAGACTTCATCGCCGCCTTCCGCGAAGAACTCGGCGAGGACATGCTTCTACTGCCAACCACCCCGATCCTGCCGCCCGAGGTCAGCGCCCTGGCCGACGACGCCACCTTCAACCGGCTGAACCTGCTCGCCCTGCGCAATCCATCCCTCGCCAATGTCGCCGACGCCTGCAGCATCGCGCTTCCCTACCAGTACGAAGGCCTGCTCCTGAGCGTCATGCTGACCGCCGCCGGCGGGCGGGACAGCGCTCTGCTGGCCTGCGCGAAGACAATTGAGGAAGTACTGGGGGCTCTTTAG